GGGCTTAGGTGATCTGTTCGTTATCCGCGTTGCGGGGAACATTGTTGCACCGTCACAGATTGGCAGTATTGAGTACGCTGCTGAGATGTTTGGCACGCCATTAGTGGTAGTGATGGGTCACTCTAATTGTGGCGCCGTTGAAGCCACGCTTCAAGCTCTGGACAATCCGTCATCTGAACGCAGTGATAACCTAAAGTCTATTGTTGAACGGATTCGTCCGGCGGTGATTGATTGTGATCATAGCCTCGCACCGGATGCGCGCTTGGATGAGGCGGTTCGAGCCAACATTTTGGCGTCGGTTCAGAACTTAAAGCAGGGCTCGGATATCATCAAACAGTTACTCGCCGACGGCCGACTCACTATTGTTGGCGCTGAGTATTCGTTGGAAACGGGTTGTGTCAGCTTTATAGATGTCTAAGCTGAGCTTTCGCTGCAGTTGCGGAGCGTGCCAAGGTGAAATACTTGCCGATCCGCAGCGTGTATCCCTTTGCTACTGCATGAGCTGCAGGAAGCGTACCGGTTCGGTGGTGGCCGCTCAAGCACGCTTTTTATCTTCAGATATCCGCCTTAGTGCTAACACTCAGGCCTACAAACGCATCACCAGCTCGGGTTCGGAGATCGTTTTTGATTTTTGTCCAGACTGCGGCAGTACAGTTCGTTATCGCCATGAAGCGCTTGAGCAGCAAACCATCATTCCTCTGGGGGTCATTGATGAAGTTGAGCTCTGGCAACCAACTGCTGCCATCTACGATGATAGGCGTCCAGCATGGCTGCCTCATAATGAGCATATAGAGTGGTTGGACTAGGGGTTTTTGCGCATGAAAAAACGAAGAAAAACACCCGATGCTGCGTTATAGTTAATTTACTGACCCTGATTAAAGAAGAGGCCGCTGATGCGTTACTTATGTGGAGCTTGCACGACTCATTTCCGTCTGGATGGAATGGCGCTCAACCACGAGTCAAAAGGTCAGCGGAAGCGATTAGTCTGTCCACACTGTAAGGCCAAGATCTTAGCGTTGGAGCCGTTTAATTCGGCCTGGCGGAACGAGGTGAGCTATTGGGTGCTAGGAACAGTGGTAGCGATGTATGTGGTTCAGCTACTCATTAATGGCATTCCAAACAGTCATTATTTTTACTCGTCAATGGGTCAGGTGTTTGTCGCCTTGGCCAGTTTCCAGTGCTACCAAAAGTTTGGCACTATTTTTACCAAAGCGGATAAAAGTGACGATTAGCCGCTAGGACTCATCGATATCTTCCCATCATAAAGCGGCAACACTGCAACCGTGAACTTAATTCTGGTACAAGTTATCGGGTGAGGTCTGGGTTGAGGTCTGGGTTGAGGTCTGGGTTGAGGTCTGGGTTTAAGCTTAAGTGTCACTTAGTCAGCTGTTATCCAATGCGACAAAGCCCTCAGATCACTGTAACAAACGAGAGCGAGCTGCTCTCGTCTGCTACAACGTGACGGCCAGCTACTGGTTACCAGTTAGCTGTCGCGCTGATGCCAATTTGGCGAGGCGCACCCAGTTGAACGTAGGTCTCTGTCACGTAGCCGTTAGCTGGATTGTTGCCAAAACTTCCAAAGCCACGTGTTTGCGTTACTTCATCGGTTAAGTTCTTAGCCCAAAGCTGCAGTTCCCAGTTGCTTAGCGACCAGTTTAAGCTGGCATTCAGTAAAACGTAGTTCTCCGATTGCGCCTCATGACGGGTAGAAAAGTAGAAGGAATCCTTCGCTTCGATACCAACTCTACCGCTAAGTGTTGTTGACAATTGATAGTCCAAGTCTACCGTAGCGCTATAGCTTGGCGCGTGTGCAGATTCGCGATCGCTTAAACCAGAACTACTATCGTTTAGTTCAGTGTGTAGTAGCCCGATATTGGCCTGAAGCGCTAGGGATTGATTGATGCGCCATTGTGTGTCTGCTTCAATACCATAACTAACGCCTTCGGCCGAATTCGCGGTGTAATCTACGAACTGGGTGCTGCCATCGGGGCGAGATATCAAGCGAGATGCCTTAATCTGAACATCTTCACGATCTTGGCGAAAGATGCCGATGCGATAATCAAACTGCTCGCCGTTAGCAATTACGCCCAGTTCGGTATTCCAGAGTGTCTCGGTTTCGTAACTACGCAGTGCCACGGGGAGCTCAGTGCTACTGTTGAAGCCGCCAGCTTTGTAACCACGTGATACCAAACCGTAAAATCGATGGGTATCCGATAGCAGCCATTCGTAGGATAGTTTACCACCCCACATGGTTTCTGACGGGGCGCTGGAGATACCATCTGAATCGCGATAGTCGGCGTCCCATTGCTCTACGCGAGCACCCGCTAGTAAGCGAGAATAGTCATTTATTGAAACCGTTGCTTCACCAAATAGTGCATGGGTTGAGGCGTCGAAACTGGATGAAAAGGGGCCTGCGAGATAGGTGTATTCACGGCGTAGGTCGGTGCCACGTTGAGCAGTGTATAGGCCAATCGTCCAATCTAGAGGGGCATCGTCCTTGGCACGAATTCGTACGGTGCCATTATAGGAGTTAGCGTCTCGGAAGTAGGCATCGTAACTCGAGTATTCCCAAGGATGAAAACCAACGTATGACCAGTCCTCATCGTAAGCATAGAGTAGATCTGACTGCTGTACCGCCAGGTTCCACTCAATGTTGACTTGACTAAGTCCACGATGAGTTGCCGCCAACGATGCCGCCACAGTTTCCTGCTGATCTACACCCGGCTGATCCGATTGAGTGGTGTAATCATTATCGAAGTTGAAGGTGTCGTAGCCGTTGTCCATATCAAGGTAGTAGGCGGTCAGTCGGTATTCAGAGTCCGTTGACGGGGTGTAGTCTATGGCGAGACGAAGGCTGTGTTCTTCTCGGTTCTGGGTTTCGTCAATCACATAGCTATTAAAATAGAAACCGTCACTGGTAAGACGCTTCGCGGCAATGCGCACGGCTAGCGCTTCATTGATCGGCGCGTTGGCGGTTACACCGATTTCTCGGGTGTTGAAGCGTGACGCGCCGAGCTCCAGCGCGAATGACGACGTTTGCTGGGCTCGATTACCTGCTACATAAATCAGGCCGGCTAAGGCATTGGCTCCGTGGAATGTGCCCTGCGGTCCACGAAGTACCTCTACTTGCTGAGTATCAATAAGATTTGCGCCGGCTGCTAAACCGCTCATTTCAATACCATCTACAACTAGCCCAACAGATGGGTTAAGTGGCTCAACGAATTGTGACCTAGCACCGATACCTCGAATCTGAAAGAAACGGGGGTTCGAACCGCCGGAAGCAAAGTTTACGTTGGCGAGGCTACTAACGGCTTCAGCTAAGTTGGTGGCTTGGCGCTGGTTGATTTCCTCAGCGCTGACGACCGAAGTAGATGCTTCCGAATTACTGAGTAAGCGATCGGAGTGGTTCGCTGTGACCACAATTTCTTCAATAGCTTGTGACAGAGCAGACGGCGCAGCGGCAATGGATAACATAGCAACGGCAAGCGTGTTTCGAGCAGAATTCATGGTTTTCTCCAATATAACAGATAGAAAACCGGGGTAGACGTATAGAAGGATAACGCAAAAAGAGAGACCTATTCCTACGCCGGTATCACCCGGATCAGGTTCAAAGGGTTTGTCTAAGACATCTCAGGCTGAGCCACCCCTTAGGTAGTTGATTGAGCTTGCAATCAACGGCGCAATCATAACGCTTGAATTGCTCAGTCGCAACCCACTGAGGTTGGTGATCAACGGATTAACTCCTCGTTGCGCTGCTTTCGGTTCCCTTGATTACGCTGAGTTAACGGCTAATCCGCACTGAGAAAGTAGCTCGCTAATCAGTTTTGCGTGCGCTCGTTGCGCGGTAATTAAAGTACCTTGCAGCGCATGGCGGTTTTCAATGTAGCGACGCTGCTGTATTGATAGGTACGGTAACAGTGGAGTTTCTATTCGGGTTAAAGCGTCATTAAGTTGCCGCCATTGTTGCAGCGTTTCGCTACCAGGCTGTTGAATATTCGTGTTGAAGTAGTTGACCACTAATCCATGAAACCTTCGCGCCTTTCGAGTGGGCGAGGGCTGAAAGCAAAGTGGGCCAGTGTTGAGCTGGCGAAGTAATATTTGATTGGCTGATAAGTAGAAGGCCAATTCTTGCCGAGCGTACCGAAAAAGATAGCTGGCTGCGTTGGAGTGGTATATCTGGCCGAATCGCTCTTCAAGATGAAGGCGCGACGGCGAGTAGTCACCTGAACTCCAGCGCTCTACCAGCCCACCTAGTTGCCGTAAGCCGGCTAGTCCCGAGCTAATGTTAGTCGGCTGCGGTTGGAGATTACTGTGGAGCCGGGACCACTCTGGCCCGTTGAGCGTTGCTTGGTAGATAGTGCTTGGCAGTGTGTTGATCTTTGCGGTGCGCAGCTGTGCGAGCTGATTGGCGAGTTCGGCATGTTCAGCTTCAATAATGGCTATACAGGTGGGGGTTTGTTCAATGACGGTCAACTCGTAGAGCAATTGTTGCGAGGGTTGTTGGAATTTTCCGAGGTTTGAGTTGCGCAGGGCAATGGTTTGGTGGAGTGCGCAGGGCTTAAGCTGCCAGAATTCAACGAGGCTAATGGATGGTGGCGCTGTTGCAATGCTTTCAGGTTTGTTTGATGACCACGTTGGTGAGGGAGGCACGCTAACGATTTCCGCGGGTATTTGACTTAACACTGTGCTTAAACGCTCAAGGTAGTTCGCCCATTGGTCATGGCGAGAAGGGGGTTCAGAGCATGCTGATAGCAGGGTAAAAGCAAATAGTAACGATAATTTGCAGATGATAACTATTATCACTTGCGTTTGTTTTTGATAATCATTATCATTTGCGCAACTTGAGGAATTCATTTAAACAACCTTAGAGAACGCAGCCTTTATGTTAGTACGTAATCAACTAAGTTTAGCGATTAGTTTATTAGCAACAACCGGTATGGTTAATGCCGCGCCGGACCTTCAAAGTGCTAATTTGTACTTAGAAGAAACTACGGTTATTGGTCAGCAGGATCGAGCTAAAGAGATTTCGGCCTCAGCTATTGTCCTAGATGAAACAGATTTGGAAGTCTTCCACAGTCGAGACATTAACAAGATTTTGCTGGATGCGCCCGGCGTCTATGTTGCCGCGGAAGAAGGCTGGGGATTACGCCCTAATATTGGCATTCGGGGAACCGGCACCTCTCGCAGCAGTAAGGTAACGATTCTTGAAGATGGCGTGTTGGTCGCGCCAGCCCCTTACTCCAATCCAGAAGCCTATTACTTTCCTACAACAAGCCGAATGGTAGGCGTAGAAGTACTTAAGGGATCGCCAATTCTAGAGTATGGCCCAGCTACCATCGGTGGTGTACTGAACCTCGTATCGGCTCAGATTCCTGAAGCGGGCTTTGAGGCCAGAGCGAATGTTGAGGCGGGTTCATTTGATACTTACCGCGCATTAGCCAACGTGGGTGGTCACGGTGCCAATGTTGGGTGGATGATTGAAGCGCAAAACTTCCAGTCTGGAGGTTTTCAGGATATTGATCGCAGTGCCCAAGATACTGGCTTTGATAAGAACGACGTCACCGCTAAGTTCCGTGTACACAGTGATAATGTCCCGGGTCGGTTATATCATCAGCTTGACGTGAAGTATCAGTACGCTGAAGAGACTTCGAATATGTCTTACTTTGGTCTCACTGACGCCGACTTCAACCAGGATGCCGACCGTCGCTATGGGCTGACCGAGTTGGATGAGATGGATAATAGTCGTGATAGCTACTCAGTAAACTATCAGCTTCGTCTTTCACCTGCTTTCAGCGTTAGTGCACTGGCATACCGTAATGAGTTTCAGCGTGATTGGTTCAAGGTGGATAAAATCAACGGTGTATCGGGTAGCTCCATAATAGGCACCATTAACACAAACGGAACGGACGCCGCACTATATCAATCGTGGTTGGATGGCTCGGCTGATGTGGCCGATATTGATATTAAGCACAATAACCGTGCCTATGTGTCCGAAGGTGTTCAGTTGGTGGTTAACGGGAAGTTCGAACTCGGCGGAACGCAACACGATGTGCGTATTGGGGTTCGTGATCACCGCGACGAAATGGATCGCTTCCAGCCTGTTGAGAGCTTTGCGCAGGTGAATGGCGAACTTATTTTTGTCGATTCCACCGCAGGCAATGTAACGGGTTCGAATAACCGCATTGAGACGGCTGACGCGCTCGCTTTCTGGTTAATTGACGACATTCAAGTCAGTGAAGCTTTAAAAGTCAATGTGTCTATTCGTAACGAAGATATGGATGTGAGTCGTCGTACCTTTGGTGATAACGACCGAGTGAACACCCCAGCAAAGACTACGAATGACGCTAATGAATGGTTATTTGGTACTTCGGCTAGCTATAAGCTCAGCGATGCTTGGACTGTCTTAGGTGGCGTTCAGCAGGGTATGACGCCCATATCGGGAGGATCGAAGAAGCCCGATGCACCCGAGACCTCAACCAACTATGAGTTAGGCGCTCGCTGGACTGCGGCGGCCACTGAAATCTCGATGATCGGATTCTATAGTGACTATGCGAATACCGTGCAATACTGTTCGAATGCGTATCCATGTGATAATGGCGACACTCAGGGAGCGCTAAGTTTGGGCGAGTCAGAGGTCATCGGTCTAGAACTCCGTGCTGATACTACGGCACAGTTTAGCCGTCTTAGCATGCCAATCGGCGTTGCCTATACCTACACTCAAGCTGAAGTAACTGAAGGCGTGAACGGCGCCACCGACGTCAGCGGTGACGAGTGGGCTTATATTCCAGCTAACCAACTTTCAGCTACGATTGGATTGATTGATGGTGCCACAGGCCTATCCGGATACCTACGCGCTTCATATGTAGAAGGTTCATGCGTTGTGACCGGGTGTAATCGAACTGGGGATACATTCTCGAAGACTGACGATCAGCTTTCGCTTGACGCCTCGGCGCACTATGCACTCACGGATAGAGCCGACCTCTATTTGAATGTCGATAATCTGTTGGATGAGCGGACCATCGTCTCGCGCAGCCCTTACGGAGCTCGGGCAAATATGCCTCGTTCATTTACGCTGGGCGTAGACTATAAGTTCTAAACGATAAGTTTTAGACGATAGGTTCTAGACTATAAGTTAGAAATAGGTGAGCAGTAGGAAATCAGAAAGCCGTTCAGAGATGAACGGCTTTTTAGCTTTAGGCGATGCTAGTCGTCGTCATCATCCAGTTCATCATCTTCGGCTGAAGGGTCTTCAACAAGATAGCTAGCGAGCACGACCTCTAGATTTTGATTGTCGAAATCGATGACGCCGTCGAGCTCTAATTCATCCGTTGACAGTCCTTCAATTAATGTATCCTCCAGCCCGCCATCTAATAACCAGGTATAAAATGCCTCGGCCATGGTTTCGGATCGATCACCGATAAAGTTGAGTGTTACCTTACGCATACGGTTGTCCTAATTAAGTTGAATTGCTACTGGTTAACACAGCGTAGATGATATTTTCTAAAATGACTCTATAATCGCAGCCAATACTATTTTTTCAGGGGTAGGGTAGATGACGAAATCCGTGGGTGTTTGGCGTTCGTGGGCGCTAGTAGTGGGTACGATGGTAGGATCAGGTGTGTTTCTTCTGCCCGCGGTACTTGCTCCCTATGGCGCTAACAGTCTCTGGGGTTGGATGTTTGCCGGCGCCGGAACGCTCTTTATAGCGCTATCACTGGCATCCCTAGCGAGCCATTATCCAAAGGTGGGTGGTCCTTACGCTTATACTAGAGAGGCCTTTGGGCCCTTCGTTGGTTTCCTTATTGCATTTGGGTATTGGATATCACTGTGGAGTGGTGTGTCGGCCGTGGCGATTGCGTTTGCTGGCTATACCGATACCTTAGCAGGCGGGAATCTTGGTGCCTTCGGGCAACTCGCCGTAGCGCTGGGGATTATTGCGGTACTGTGTTTCGTTAATTGCCGGGGTGTTGAATCCGCAAGCGTGGTGCAGCTGGTTACCACACTTCTGAAGTTAGTGCCCTTGGTGTTGGTAGGATTTGTGGGCTTTAGTATGGGCGATTGGCATGCCGTTGAGCCGCTCAATCCGGATAATCAGTCTTCCGTCGCCATGCTGTCTTCAATGGCTTTGCTTATTATGTGGGCCTTTATTGGCGTAGAATCCGCTACTATTCCGGCCGAAGATACCATCAATGCCAAGCGCACCATTCCCATTGCTTTGGTTGCCGGTACACTAACGGCCACGGCGGTTTACATTCTAGCGACTTACGGCGTTCAACTATTAATTCCGGCCGAACAGTTGGCGGTCTCTACCTCGCCGTTCACCGATGCAGCACTTATTCTCTTTGGTCCCGTTGGCGCTTGGTTAATTGGTCTTGGGGCGCTGGTGGCGATCGCTGGTGCACTCAATGCACTGATATTATTTAGTGGCCAAATGACCTTGGCTCTTGCGAAAGATGGCATCTTCCCGGCTTCATTTGCCAAGCTTAATAAGCGAGGCGTGCCGACCACCGGTTTGATTACCGCGTCGTTACTTGCTGCCTTCTTCGTGGCAATGAATTACACCGATGATTTGGTTAGTGCGTTTACCTGGATTATTAAATTATCAACCTTGATGGTTATCCTTCCGTATGCGGTCTGTGCATTGGCTGATCTCGTGTTACAACGTCGCAATGGGAATATGACGCCATTGAAAGTGATGGTAGCGGTGTTGGCGTTAGGGTATTCCATCTTTGCTGTCATTGGCTCCGGTGCGGAGACAGTGTATCTTGGTGGGTTACTTCTGGTGGCTGGGATGCCGCTGTATTTTGCGCTAAGATCTGGCCATAAAAAATAGGTGAAAATATGATGTTCAAACAGGCGATAGTTCGTAAACCGTCACGTTCGATCAGCGAAGGCTTGACCGGCGCTGATCTAGGCACCCCAGATTACCAGCAGTCGTTACTGCAACACCAAAGTTATACCAATATGCTCACAGCCCTAGGTTTGACGGTAACACAGTTGCCAGCACTCGATGACTTAGCCGATGCAACGTTCGTGGAGGATGTTGCCTTGCTCGTTGATGACGTAGCAGTATTAACTCGTCCTGGCGCTAAGAGTCGCGAGCCTGAAGTTTCCTTCATGGCGGAAACCATCAGGGAGTTCTTTACTGAGGTTCACACTATTACTCACCCTGGCACGCTGGAAGCTGGTGATATTATGCGCGTTGAAAATAAGCTCTATGTTGGCTTGTCGGATCGCACCAACGAAGCAGGTGTGGCGCAATTGGCGAGTATCTTCGCGCCGCATGGTGTAGATGTCATTCGAGTGAAGATGTCGGAGATGCTTCACCTGAAAACTGGCGTAAACTATCTCAGTAATAAACAAATGCTAGTCTGTGGCGAATTTGTAGGTCATCCTGCCTTCGCTGATTACGAGTGTTTTGAAATTCCGGAGGGTGAAGAGTACGCCGCTAACTCTCTGTGGATTAATGGTTCTGTTATTGTGCCAACCGGCTTCGATAAAACGGCAAGTTTGATTGAAGAGCTCGGTTATCCAGTGGTTCGTGTTGATACTACTGAGTTTAGAAAAATTGATGGTGGTTTGAGCTGCCTGAGCTTGCGATTTTAGGAGTTACTATGGGATTTAATACTAAGCCAGACTATGAGGGTACCGTAACCTGGAGTCCGCTACGCAGTGAGGGTGGTCCACACGGTCTTTCTCGTACCGCCGTCCCGGGTGGGTGGTTAGTTGCGTTTAATCCTAACCCATCTAGTGCGGGGGGCTTAACATTTATGCCAGACCCAACGCATTCGTGGGATGGAAATTCACTTGTGCTCGATGAGCCCACACCGTCGGAAGACTAATCGAAAACTGCTACTACAACGCAACGGAGCGGCATGTTAAAGTTTTCGTTCAGCATGTTGCAATTACAATTATAAGAAAGGTTTTTACATGACAGTTTCTCGAGAACACTTCGGTTCGCGCCTAGGATTTGTCCTAGCGGCGGCAGGTTCAGCCGTTGGTATTGGCAATTTAGTTGGTTTTCCAGTGGCTGCAGCCAAGAACGGCGGTGGCGCATTTCTTCTAGTTTACGCGCTCTTTGTCGCGTTCATATGTCTGCCTATTATGATGGCCGAGCTAACCATGGGTAGGGCTAGCCAAAAGGATCCAAGTAAGGCCTATTCCGCTCTGGGTGGTCGCGGTCCTATCTGGGGATTCGCAGGCATTATTGGCGTGCTAACCCCCTTCATGATTGCTGTCTTCTACTCAGTGATCACGGTTTGGATCTTAGGTTATTTCACCGCCATTATTAGTGGTGATTTGGTTGATCTAGCTGATCCAAGTTATTTTGGTTCGTTTATTTCAAGTGATGCGGTCTTTGGCTATTTAGCTGCCGTGGGTGTTATTGTATTTGCTATTCTTGCCGGTGGGGTGAAGGACGGTATTGAGCGCGCTGCTAAACTCCTGATGCCAACGTTGTTCGTGATGTTAATAGCCATGGTGATTTATACACTCACCTTACCTAATGCAATGGCCGGTGTGAGTTATTACTTGATACCTGATGTAAGTAAAATTACACCATCAGTGATCAATGGCGCCCTGAGTCAGGCTTTCTTCTCGTTGAGCCTTGGTATGGGGATTTTAATTACCTACGGCTCGTATATGGATCGCAACACGGATATCAAACAAAGTGCCAAATTAGTGGCACTCACTGATACCTTAGTAGCGTTTAGCGCCGGCTTACTCATCCTCCCAGCTATCTTTTCATTTGACCCACAGATCAATACCTCGGAACTTTCTGAGTCTTCAGTCTCACTGATGTTTAGTTTTCTACCGAAGATATTTGTGGCGCTCCAGGCTGATGTTGGGGTGTTCTGGGCTAGTACCATTGCCTGTGTCTTTTTCTTACTTGTTCTCGTTGCAGCAATAACCAGCTTGGTTTCAATTGTTGAAGTACCGCTTTCGGCGATGAGTGAGCGTCGCACAATGAACCGTAAGCGTTCAATCGGCTTCATGGTGCTATTGCTAGGTGCCTTTGGTGCGGCGGCTTCGATGTCTTTCGGACTAAGTGACTTCTTCAGTCAGTTTGTGGTCTATTCCGGTGCTGATAAGTCGTTGTTTGATGTGATCTACGATATCTTCTACGACACTATTCTCCCGTTGAACGGCTTATTGGTGTGTCTGTTTGTAATGTATAAGTGGAAAAAGGCAAATTTCCAAAAAGCATTACATGAAGGCGCGGCGGACCGAAGTATGTCTTGGTATGATCGTTACATGAATTTCGCACTAAGTGGCTTTATTCCATTGGTACTGGCGGTCATCTTTATTAATACTGTCATGACTAAGTTCTTCTCTTAAGTATGTCAGTAGTTAACCCTGCAGAATGTCCTTTGTGCCAACGCGCGAATGCCTGTGGGGTTGATCAATCACGTTGCTGGTGTATGAACTACCAAGTTGATCATCTGAAGCTGGAAGAGGCATTATCTGGCGGCGTTGAGCCAATAGTTACACAGAGTTGTGTCTGTGAGTCCTGCTTGGCGCGCATTGCTGATTTGGTAAAACAGCCGTGCTCGGTTCAACGCGAAGAGTAGCTATTAGGGGCGGATAATTCCTAACTTTAAAGCCTTAGCGACGGCCTGAGTGCGATTCTTAGCGGTGAGTTTTCGCGCCGCGTTGCGAAGGTGGAATTTGATGGTATCCGCTGAACGTGCGAGTCTTCCGGCCATCTCCTTTTCGGTGAGTCCCTGAGCAGCTAGGTGCAAGCATTCCCATTCCTTTTGTGACAGTCCGCAAAGCTTAATTTTGTCGTCGTCAAGCTGGCTTAATTCAATGATTTTTTCCAAGAAACAGTGGCTAATAATGGAGAGCTCTGAACGGTGTTGTTCGATAAAGGGCTCCAAATCTAGACAGCGCGTTGTAAAGAGCACTACGTAGCCCAGTGAATTCAGCGGTTGGTGTAGCGGCACCACAATGCCTTGTCTTATGCTATAGCGTCTAAATATGGCTCGGATGAGGTCGAAGTCGCGCCGTTTATGCCAATAAGCTTGAATGCTTTCAACCGTGAAAGCGAAAGGGCCACGGCTATTTGAGAGCTGTTGAATTAGATCTGCCTGTTGGTCAAAGCCAAAGCGATTCCACTGTTGGG
The DNA window shown above is from Umboniibacter marinipuniceus and carries:
- a CDS encoding carbonic anhydrase; its protein translation is MITAKQGLDRLKAGNTSFVAERRSVGKASIERRLELVAGQFPFAIILGCSDSRVPAEIIFNQGLGDLFVIRVAGNIVAPSQIGSIEYAAEMFGTPLVVVMGHSNCGAVEATLQALDNPSSERSDNLKSIVERIRPAVIDCDHSLAPDARLDEAVRANILASVQNLKQGSDIIKQLLADGRLTIVGAEYSLETGCVSFIDV
- a CDS encoding GFA family protein is translated as MSKLSFRCSCGACQGEILADPQRVSLCYCMSCRKRTGSVVAAQARFLSSDIRLSANTQAYKRITSSGSEIVFDFCPDCGSTVRYRHEALEQQTIIPLGVIDEVELWQPTAAIYDDRRPAWLPHNEHIEWLD
- a CDS encoding TonB-dependent receptor, with amino-acid sequence MNSARNTLAVAMLSIAAAPSALSQAIEEIVVTANHSDRLLSNSEASTSVVSAEEINQRQATNLAEAVSSLANVNFASGGSNPRFFQIRGIGARSQFVEPLNPSVGLVVDGIEMSGLAAGANLIDTQQVEVLRGPQGTFHGANALAGLIYVAGNRAQQTSSFALELGASRFNTREIGVTANAPINEALAVRIAAKRLTSDGFYFNSYVIDETQNREEHSLRLAIDYTPSTDSEYRLTAYYLDMDNGYDTFNFDNDYTTQSDQPGVDQQETVAASLAATHRGLSQVNIEWNLAVQQSDLLYAYDEDWSYVGFHPWEYSSYDAYFRDANSYNGTVRIRAKDDAPLDWTIGLYTAQRGTDLRREYTYLAGPFSSSFDASTHALFGEATVSINDYSRLLAGARVEQWDADYRDSDGISSAPSETMWGGKLSYEWLLSDTHRFYGLVSRGYKAGGFNSSTELPVALRSYETETLWNTELGVIANGEQFDYRIGIFRQDREDVQIKASRLISRPDGSTQFVDYTANSAEGVSYGIEADTQWRINQSLALQANIGLLHTELNDSSSGLSDRESAHAPSYSATVDLDYQLSTTLSGRVGIEAKDSFYFSTRHEAQSENYVLLNASLNWSLSNWELQLWAKNLTDEVTQTRGFGSFGNNPANGYVTETYVQLGAPRQIGISATANW
- a CDS encoding DUF3080 family protein; the protein is MNSSSCANDNDYQKQTQVIIVIICKLSLLFAFTLLSACSEPPSRHDQWANYLERLSTVLSQIPAEIVSVPPSPTWSSNKPESIATAPPSISLVEFWQLKPCALHQTIALRNSNLGKFQQPSQQLLYELTVIEQTPTCIAIIEAEHAELANQLAQLRTAKINTLPSTIYQATLNGPEWSRLHSNLQPQPTNISSGLAGLRQLGGLVERWSSGDYSPSRLHLEERFGQIYHSNAASYLFRYARQELAFYLSANQILLRQLNTGPLCFQPSPTRKARRFHGLVVNYFNTNIQQPGSETLQQWRQLNDALTRIETPLLPYLSIQQRRYIENRHALQGTLITAQRAHAKLISELLSQCGLAVNSA
- a CDS encoding TonB-dependent receptor family protein, producing the protein MLVRNQLSLAISLLATTGMVNAAPDLQSANLYLEETTVIGQQDRAKEISASAIVLDETDLEVFHSRDINKILLDAPGVYVAAEEGWGLRPNIGIRGTGTSRSSKVTILEDGVLVAPAPYSNPEAYYFPTTSRMVGVEVLKGSPILEYGPATIGGVLNLVSAQIPEAGFEARANVEAGSFDTYRALANVGGHGANVGWMIEAQNFQSGGFQDIDRSAQDTGFDKNDVTAKFRVHSDNVPGRLYHQLDVKYQYAEETSNMSYFGLTDADFNQDADRRYGLTELDEMDNSRDSYSVNYQLRLSPAFSVSALAYRNEFQRDWFKVDKINGVSGSSIIGTINTNGTDAALYQSWLDGSADVADIDIKHNNRAYVSEGVQLVVNGKFELGGTQHDVRIGVRDHRDEMDRFQPVESFAQVNGELIFVDSTAGNVTGSNNRIETADALAFWLIDDIQVSEALKVNVSIRNEDMDVSRRTFGDNDRVNTPAKTTNDANEWLFGTSASYKLSDAWTVLGGVQQGMTPISGGSKKPDAPETSTNYELGARWTAAATEISMIGFYSDYANTVQYCSNAYPCDNGDTQGALSLGESEVIGLELRADTTAQFSRLSMPIGVAYTYTQAEVTEGVNGATDVSGDEWAYIPANQLSATIGLIDGATGLSGYLRASYVEGSCVVTGCNRTGDTFSKTDDQLSLDASAHYALTDRADLYLNVDNLLDERTIVSRSPYGARANMPRSFTLGVDYKF
- a CDS encoding APC family permease, coding for MTKSVGVWRSWALVVGTMVGSGVFLLPAVLAPYGANSLWGWMFAGAGTLFIALSLASLASHYPKVGGPYAYTREAFGPFVGFLIAFGYWISLWSGVSAVAIAFAGYTDTLAGGNLGAFGQLAVALGIIAVLCFVNCRGVESASVVQLVTTLLKLVPLVLVGFVGFSMGDWHAVEPLNPDNQSSVAMLSSMALLIMWAFIGVESATIPAEDTINAKRTIPIALVAGTLTATAVYILATYGVQLLIPAEQLAVSTSPFTDAALILFGPVGAWLIGLGALVAIAGALNALILFSGQMTLALAKDGIFPASFAKLNKRGVPTTGLITASLLAAFFVAMNYTDDLVSAFTWIIKLSTLMVILPYAVCALADLVLQRRNGNMTPLKVMVAVLALGYSIFAVIGSGAETVYLGGLLLVAGMPLYFALRSGHKK
- a CDS encoding dimethylarginine dimethylaminohydrolase family protein, whose amino-acid sequence is MMFKQAIVRKPSRSISEGLTGADLGTPDYQQSLLQHQSYTNMLTALGLTVTQLPALDDLADATFVEDVALLVDDVAVLTRPGAKSREPEVSFMAETIREFFTEVHTITHPGTLEAGDIMRVENKLYVGLSDRTNEAGVAQLASIFAPHGVDVIRVKMSEMLHLKTGVNYLSNKQMLVCGEFVGHPAFADYECFEIPEGEEYAANSLWINGSVIVPTGFDKTASLIEELGYPVVRVDTTEFRKIDGGLSCLSLRF
- a CDS encoding sodium-dependent transporter, whose amino-acid sequence is MTVSREHFGSRLGFVLAAAGSAVGIGNLVGFPVAAAKNGGGAFLLVYALFVAFICLPIMMAELTMGRASQKDPSKAYSALGGRGPIWGFAGIIGVLTPFMIAVFYSVITVWILGYFTAIISGDLVDLADPSYFGSFISSDAVFGYLAAVGVIVFAILAGGVKDGIERAAKLLMPTLFVMLIAMVIYTLTLPNAMAGVSYYLIPDVSKITPSVINGALSQAFFSLSLGMGILITYGSYMDRNTDIKQSAKLVALTDTLVAFSAGLLILPAIFSFDPQINTSELSESSVSLMFSFLPKIFVALQADVGVFWASTIACVFFLLVLVAAITSLVSIVEVPLSAMSERRTMNRKRSIGFMVLLLGAFGAAASMSFGLSDFFSQFVVYSGADKSLFDVIYDIFYDTILPLNGLLVCLFVMYKWKKANFQKALHEGAADRSMSWYDRYMNFALSGFIPLVLAVIFINTVMTKFFS
- a CDS encoding cysteine-rich CWC family protein codes for the protein MSVVNPAECPLCQRANACGVDQSRCWCMNYQVDHLKLEEALSGGVEPIVTQSCVCESCLARIADLVKQPCSVQREE